Proteins from a genomic interval of Sphingobacterium sp. SYP-B4668:
- a CDS encoding cellulase family glycosylhydrolase, protein MKNSKIIPVLVAILLIVLLAACKKKDTAPDIDHTTGLHVKDGQYLADKCGNKVVLRGVNMGNVYAVDFGMKELEEIEKTGANSVRLVLEQNYKDWSRGGAVTAVTGTKIEPLITSCLAKGMIPVLELHDFTGAANVTTDLPKATQWWTKSDIKSVMLKYQKSIIVNIANEPDNGSASDATYRNANLTAIKALRNAGYTCPIMIDAPNWGKDHVFFLYEGKALMEADPLHNLLFSVHAYWPTNGAFGNYSNTNIIDNLKALKSSGLPIVLGELAAADIQNGIAYPINYSLLMKLCQENGFGYLAWWWGFYNNPGANNQLSMTNDGLYTGLHGAGFIMAYDDLNSILDTSKKICQ, encoded by the coding sequence ATGAAAAATTCAAAAATCATACCTGTATTGGTCGCTATACTCCTGATAGTCCTGCTTGCAGCCTGTAAAAAGAAAGATACTGCGCCAGACATCGACCATACGACAGGTCTGCATGTAAAAGATGGTCAATACCTAGCCGATAAATGCGGCAACAAGGTCGTATTACGTGGGGTTAATATGGGCAATGTCTACGCCGTGGATTTCGGGATGAAAGAATTAGAAGAGATTGAAAAGACAGGAGCCAACTCCGTCCGCCTAGTATTGGAGCAAAATTATAAGGATTGGAGCCGAGGCGGGGCTGTAACCGCCGTAACAGGCACTAAGATAGAGCCCCTCATCACCTCTTGCCTAGCCAAAGGAATGATTCCCGTTTTGGAGCTACACGACTTTACCGGTGCGGCCAATGTCACTACCGATCTACCAAAGGCTACCCAGTGGTGGACCAAATCCGATATAAAATCGGTCATGCTTAAATACCAGAAATCAATCATCGTCAACATCGCCAATGAACCGGACAATGGATCGGCCTCCGACGCTACCTATCGCAATGCCAATCTAACAGCAATAAAAGCTTTGAGGAATGCCGGTTACACCTGTCCGATCATGATCGATGCGCCTAATTGGGGAAAAGATCATGTATTCTTTTTGTATGAAGGCAAGGCATTGATGGAGGCCGACCCTTTGCACAATCTTCTTTTTAGTGTACACGCCTATTGGCCTACAAATGGGGCCTTTGGCAATTACTCCAACACCAATATCATAGACAATCTAAAAGCCCTTAAATCATCCGGTTTACCCATCGTTTTGGGCGAACTGGCAGCCGCAGACATTCAGAACGGCATCGCTTATCCGATCAACTATAGCCTGCTCATGAAGCTGTGCCAAGAAAATGGATTTGGTTATCTAGCTTGGTGGTGGGGCTTCTACAATAACCCCGGCGCCAACAATCAATTGAGCATGACAAATGATGGCTTGTACACCGGCTTGCATGGTGCAGGATTTATCATGGCCTATGACGATTTAAATTCTATTCTCGACACCTCAAAAAAGATTTGTCA